The Candidatus Liberimonas magnetica sequence AAGGCTTCGGCTCACACGTCCCCAATTTCATTAATGGGGCTTGCCCTCCGTAGCTTTAGCGAAGGAGGGTAAACGGGAGTGGGAGGACTCGAACCCCCAGTCCCGGTTTTGGAGACCGGTGGTTTACCAATTAACCGACACTCCCTTATGTCGCGCCCCGCCCATGGCGGGACTTACCCGCCTTCGGCGGGATTGTTCCGGCTCGAAATGTAACTTGCTCGCCGGAACGCTCCTAGAGGGAAACTAAGTTTCCCTTCTACGTTCTGCAAAGAAGTAAAAACTTCTTTGCCTCACTGAACCCTTCTAAGTTGTATATAAGAAAGACTCGTAGGTTTACTTTATTTTGTTTCTTTATGTAAAGTATGTTTATCGCAATTAGAGCAATATTTCTTTACTTCAAGCTTCTTTTCTTTTTTCTTCCCAATTGCATAATGATAATTTCTGTTTTTACAGACACCACATGCCAAAATTACTATCGTTCTATCTTTTTTTGCCATTTTTAACACCTTGTCATGGGTCTTGAGTTTTGAGCAGTGTGTTTATTAGACACAAGACTCACGGCTCACGACTCGCATTATTTTTATTCAACTATTTCCGTTACTACACCTGAGCCTACAGTGTGTCCGCCCTCACGTATTGCAAACCTGAGCTGTGTTTCCATAGCTATAGGCGTTATGAGCTCTATATCCATCGCCACGTTGTCTCCGGGCATTACCATCTCTACTCCGGCCGGTAACTGGCATATACCTGTAACGTCCGTTGTCCTGAAATAAAACTGCGGCCTGTAATTCTTGAAAAACGGCGTATGCCTTCCGCCTTCCTCTTTCGTAAGCACATACACCTGGCTTTTGAACTTCTTGTGCGGCTTTATTGTACCGGGCGCTGCTATTACCTGCCCGCGTTCCACCTGTTCCTTATCTATCCCGCGCAGTAACATCCCTATATTGTCTCCTGCCTGTGATTCATCCAGCAGTTTCCTGAACATTTCAAGCCCCGTAGCCACTGATTTCCTGGTCTCCTGTATTCCTATGATCTCTACTGCGTCGCCTACCTTTACTTTGCCGCGTTCCACTCTTCCGGTAGCCACTGTTCCGCGTCCGGTTATCGTGAACACGTCTTCTACGCTCATCAAAAACGGTTTGTCTATAACTCTCTCCGGTAACGGTATAGTATCATCACATGCCTGGATTAGCTTCAGTATCGCGCCTTCGCCTATTTCCGACTTATCTCCCTGCAAGGCCTTTATTGCGCTGCCTCTTATTACGGGTATCTTATCGCCAGCAAACTGGTACTTCGTTAAAAGTTCCCTTACTTCCATCTCCACCAGGTCCAACAGGTCCTTGTCATCTACTGCATCTACCTTGTTCAAAAATACTACTATGTGCGGCACGTTAACCTGCCTGGCTAACAGTATATGTTCCCTCGTCTGCGGCATAGGCCCGTCTACCGCACTTACCACAAGTATCGCTCCGTCCATCTGCGCAGCTCCGGTTATCATGTTCTTTACGTAGTCCGCATGGCCGGGGCAATCTATATGTGCATAATGCCTCTTTTCCGATGAATATTCAACATGGCTTACCGCTATCGTCAAGATCTTCGTGTCGTCCCGCCGGCCCTGCGATTCGCTCGCCTTTGCTACCTGATCATAACTTATATAGCTTGCCAGCCCCTTGCTTTCCAATACCTTTGTTATCGCTGCTGTCAACGTAGTTTTGCCGTGGTCTACGTGTCCGATCGTCCCAATGTTTACATGCGGTTTCGTCCTGTCAAATTTTGCTTTTGCCATACTAAACCTCCAAAGTCAGACTAGAGACTTCAGACTACTGACTACAGACTTTTTAGGTCTGTTGTCTGAAGTCTGTCGTCTGCAGTCTATATTATGTTTTCCTGTCTAATATTTTATCAGCTATCTGTTTTGGAACCTCTTCGTAGTGCGAAGGTTCCATGTTGTAATTTCCTCTGCCTTGAGTCAATGAACGGATAGAAGTAGAATACCCGAACATCTCTGAAAGAGGAACAAGCCCTTTTATATGCTGAACTTTGTTTTTTAATTCCATCCCCTTGATTTTGCCGCGGCGTGAATTCAAATCTCCGATAGCATCCCCCATGTATTCTTCAGGAACTATTATTTCTATTTTCATGATAGGCTCCAGAATCATCGGGTCAGCTCTTTTTGTGCCTTCCTTAAAAGCCATTGATCCTGCTATCTTAAATGCCATTTCAGATGAATCAACTTCATGATACGAACCGTCAAAAAGAGTTACCTTAACATCTACTACAGGATAACCTGCCAATACACCTGAGCTCATAGCTTCTTTTACGCCTTTCTCAACCGCAGGTATGTATTCTCTCGGTATAGAGCCGCCGACTATCTTATTGATAAATTCAAAACCTTTTCCGTGTTCGTTAGGCTCAACTTTCAGCCACACATCTCCGTACTGGCCGCGTCCGCCTGTCTGCCTGATATACTTGCCCTGCACCTCGGCTGATTTCTTTATTGTCTCTCTGTATGCGACCTGGGGCCTTCCTACATTTGCGTCAACGCTGAACTCTCTTTTAAGGCGGTCAACTATAATTTCTAAATGAAGCTCACCCATACCGGAAATAATAGTCTGGCTGGTCTCTTCATCGGTTTTTACACGGAATGTCGGGTCTTCTTCTACAAGCCTGCCTAAAGCAACCCCCAGTTTTTCTTCGTCGGCTTTTGATTTTGGCTCTATAGCCACGAATATGACCGGTTCAGGGAAATGCATTGTTTCAAGCGCTATCGGATGATCCTCATCACAAAGAGTCTCTCCTGTCGTTGTCAACTTGAGCCCAACAGCCGCAGCTATGTCGCCTGCAAAGACCTTTTTTATCTCTTCGCGTTTGTCTGCATGCATATGAAGGATCCTGGATATTCTTTCTTTCTTGCCCTTTCGTGAATTATGTACATAAGAACCGCATTCGAGGGTCCCTGAATAGACTCTGAAATACGTGACTTTACCCACAAACGGGTCGGTCTGTATCTTAAATGCCAGAGCACAGAAAGGGTCGTCATCGCTTGCTTTTCTTGTTATTTCTTTTTCAGTTTCAGGGTCAATGCCAACGATCTCTTTTACTTCAAGAGGGGACGGCAGATAATCGCAGACAGCATCTAACAGCGGTTGTATAGCTATATTCTTAAATGCAGAACCGCAAAGCACCGGGACGAATTTATTTTCAAGAGTACCTTTCCTGATGGATTCTTTTATTGTGGCTACATCTACGGGGTTTCCTTCGACATAATTTTTCATTATACTTTCATTTATATCTGACAGGTGTTCCAGTAATTTATCGTGGTGATGGAGAGCAGACTTCTGATAATCTTCAGGTATAGTATCTGAAACGCTGTATTTTATATCCATGCCTGAACCTTCCCAGATATATGTTTTCATTTCAACCAGATCTATAATACCTTTAAATGTATCCTCTGCCCCGATAGGTATATGTATGGGTAACGGCTGTGAACCAAGCCGTTTCTTTATCTGTTTTATTAACTGGGGATAGTTTGCCCCTGTGCGGTCCATCTTATTCGCAAAAGCAAGCCGCGGAACTCCGTACCTGTCAGCCTGCCGCCACACTGTTTCTGACTGAGGCTCAACTCCGCTGACCGAATCAAATACTACGATAGCTCCGTCAAGGACCCTTAAACTACGTTCAACTTCTGCGGTAAAATCCACATGACCGGGAGTATCAATTATATTTATCTGGCAGTCTTTCCATTCGGCATAAGTTGCTGCAGCGGTAATTGTGATGCCTCTTTCCCGTTCCTGTTCCATCCAGTCCATGGTAGTGGTGCCTTCATGGACCTCACCCATTTTGTAGATACGCCCGGTATAATAAAGTATCCGCTCCGTAGTCGTAGTTTTCCCGGCATCTATATGGGCTATTATGCCTATATTTCTGATTTTATCTAATGTATATTTTCTTATCTCTGTTTCTTTTTCCATTTGTGCTGTTGGCATCCTTTTTACCTCATAGCGGATAGCGTTCAGCATTTAGCGGATAGTAACTTCAAAATCTTGCTTTTCCTATACGCTATGCGCTATACGCTCTACGCTAAAAATTACCATCTATAATGAGCAAAGGCTTTATTTGCCTCTGCCATCTTATGCGTGTCCGCCCTTTTCTTTATCGCCGGGCCTTCATTCCTGCTCGCCTCGATAAGTTCCATAGCGAGTTTTTCTGCCATGGGCTTGCCTTTGCGTTCGCTTGCAAAAGTCGTTAACCAGCGCATCGCAAGAGAAGTTGACCTGATTTTATCCACTTCCATCGGGACCTGGTATGTTGCACCGCCTACCCTGCGGGGCCGTACTTCCAAAAGAGGCCTTACATTTTCCATAGCCCTGTTGAAAACTTCCAGAGGATTTTCTTTTGTCTTTTCCTTGATTATGTCAAAAGCAGTATATATGATCCTTTCA is a genomic window containing:
- the rpsG gene encoding 30S ribosomal protein S7, with the protein product MRKKLKPKEHRVLTQGDYKYNSLLIARLINKLNFCGKKNTAERIIYTAFDIIKEKTKENPLEVFNRAMENVRPLLEVRPRRVGGATYQVPMEVDKIRSTSLAMRWLTTFASERKGKPMAEKLAMELIEASRNEGPAIKKRADTHKMAEANKAFAHYRW
- the fusA gene encoding elongation factor G — its product is MPTAQMEKETEIRKYTLDKIRNIGIIAHIDAGKTTTTERILYYTGRIYKMGEVHEGTTTMDWMEQERERGITITAAATYAEWKDCQINIIDTPGHVDFTAEVERSLRVLDGAIVVFDSVSGVEPQSETVWRQADRYGVPRLAFANKMDRTGANYPQLIKQIKKRLGSQPLPIHIPIGAEDTFKGIIDLVEMKTYIWEGSGMDIKYSVSDTIPEDYQKSALHHHDKLLEHLSDINESIMKNYVEGNPVDVATIKESIRKGTLENKFVPVLCGSAFKNIAIQPLLDAVCDYLPSPLEVKEIVGIDPETEKEITRKASDDDPFCALAFKIQTDPFVGKVTYFRVYSGTLECGSYVHNSRKGKKERISRILHMHADKREEIKKVFAGDIAAAVGLKLTTTGETLCDEDHPIALETMHFPEPVIFVAIEPKSKADEEKLGVALGRLVEEDPTFRVKTDEETSQTIISGMGELHLEIIVDRLKREFSVDANVGRPQVAYRETIKKSAEVQGKYIRQTGGRGQYGDVWLKVEPNEHGKGFEFINKIVGGSIPREYIPAVEKGVKEAMSSGVLAGYPVVDVKVTLFDGSYHEVDSSEMAFKIAGSMAFKEGTKRADPMILEPIMKIEIIVPEEYMGDAIGDLNSRRGKIKGMELKNKVQHIKGLVPLSEMFGYSTSIRSLTQGRGNYNMEPSHYEEVPKQIADKILDRKT
- the rpmG gene encoding 50S ribosomal protein L33, whose product is MAKKDRTIVILACGVCKNRNYHYAIGKKKEKKLEVKKYCSNCDKHTLHKETK
- the tuf gene encoding elongation factor Tu — its product is MAKAKFDRTKPHVNIGTIGHVDHGKTTLTAAITKVLESKGLASYISYDQVAKASESQGRRDDTKILTIAVSHVEYSSEKRHYAHIDCPGHADYVKNMITGAAQMDGAILVVSAVDGPMPQTREHILLARQVNVPHIVVFLNKVDAVDDKDLLDLVEMEVRELLTKYQFAGDKIPVIRGSAIKALQGDKSEIGEGAILKLIQACDDTIPLPERVIDKPFLMSVEDVFTITGRGTVATGRVERGKVKVGDAVEIIGIQETRKSVATGLEMFRKLLDESQAGDNIGMLLRGIDKEQVERGQVIAAPGTIKPHKKFKSQVYVLTKEEGGRHTPFFKNYRPQFYFRTTDVTGICQLPAGVEMVMPGDNVAMDIELITPIAMETQLRFAIREGGHTVGSGVVTEIVE